A stretch of Deinococcus gobiensis I-0 DNA encodes these proteins:
- a CDS encoding DevR family CRISPR-associated autoregulator, translating to MTLRTLSISGLATLNLHSLNNEGGEGNHIQTRMVDVVMANGELHPVNAVSGDMFKHIFAEHFYAIAQELGLILCAGCQTLNANRLNADSSFEEAIKGKGNAEVLDLLPNSCALDDVAGILITQGNRSLGRKSVVEFSWVPGVPERVKTGSYFHVKYDPQGRGKTGADDGSNRGQAIFHRPASSGQYALVAHVEAHRIGLNDITREYAIDEAERQKRLTAVLRALAQTFLHPGGAMRNTQSPHLTDFRGVVTTSSHSVPAPTVSALNPDFEEQVGRIAGALEKMSGQPIGVHPFDSLGAFAETMGQTLPS from the coding sequence ATGACCCTGCGGACCCTGTCCATCTCTGGTCTCGCCACCCTCAACCTGCATTCGCTGAACAACGAGGGTGGCGAAGGCAATCACATTCAGACCCGCATGGTGGACGTGGTGATGGCGAACGGTGAACTGCACCCTGTCAACGCCGTCTCGGGTGACATGTTCAAGCATATCTTCGCCGAACATTTCTATGCTATCGCGCAGGAATTGGGGCTAATCCTATGTGCGGGATGCCAGACCCTGAACGCGAACCGGCTGAACGCTGATTCCTCTTTCGAGGAAGCCATAAAGGGGAAGGGCAACGCTGAGGTTCTTGACCTGCTGCCCAACTCCTGCGCACTGGACGACGTGGCGGGCATCCTCATTACGCAAGGGAACCGCAGTCTGGGCCGCAAGAGCGTGGTGGAGTTCTCCTGGGTACCGGGCGTGCCGGAGAGGGTCAAAACGGGAAGTTACTTTCACGTCAAGTACGACCCCCAGGGGCGCGGCAAGACAGGCGCAGACGACGGCAGCAACCGGGGCCAGGCCATCTTCCACCGCCCTGCCTCCAGCGGTCAGTACGCGCTGGTAGCCCACGTGGAGGCGCACCGCATCGGGCTGAATGACATCACCCGCGAGTACGCCATCGACGAGGCCGAGCGGCAAAAACGCCTGACTGCTGTGCTACGTGCATTGGCGCAGACCTTCCTGCATCCCGGTGGGGCGATGCGGAACACCCAGAGCCCGCACCTGACCGACTTCCGAGGTGTCGTCACCACCAGCAGTCACAGTGTTCCCGCGCCAACGGTGAGTGCCCTGAATCCAGACTTCGAGGAGCAGGTCGGACGTATTGCGGGCGCGCTGGAAAAGATGAGCGGCCAGCCCATTGGCGTCCATCCCTTCGACTCCCTTGGGGCCTTCGCCGAGACTATGGGCCAGACCCTGCCGTCATGA